The genome window AGGGGacgctgacatcagctcgagcgcgatcgCTGGGTGTGGGCGCTCAACTgcgagaaggagcggtTTGCGCGTACACACGTCAGAGACGAAGACACGCTGCGCAACTCGGGCGTGCTCCTGCGCCACTCGACGCTCACGCACACGAACGCGAGCCTCAACTTGTGATCGAGTACCtggagcgcgcgcgagggcggtCGGCTTCCTCCGGCTTCGGGATCCAGGCCGTGAGAGAAGTCGGGAACCGAACCCGGCGACTTTCCGAGTCTGATTGTATATATATACCACTACGAGTGCGTTACATAGACACTATATTCCTTCTGCCCTTCCGCCATTGTGTTTGTTAGCATACCACGACACTTGGATGTATCCATGCATATGCGATATCATACGAGGTTGAGCTGTTAGAAGCCGGGCCTGGTGGCGGGGCTTATCACGGCCCGAAAAACGGCCCGACAAACGGCCCGGGTTGTTGTCCATCTTGACTATAACTCCCGTCGTCCCCACATCCACAAGCCCTACTTCCCCTCATACAGAGCAACCATGGCCGACTCAGTAAAGTACGGTGGCGTGCTTGACGCACACCGCACCACGATCAAGGGGTGGGAGTTCTCGCGCGTCGTATCCGAGACCGAGCCGGACGTTCAGGAGGAGTGGGCACAGTGCAAGGTCCCGACTAGCGTGcaggtcgagctcatcaaggCTGGCAAGATTAGGGACCCGTACAAGGGCCTTAATGAGTGGGACTGCCAGTGTGAGTGCTGTGCTCGTGCAGCCTTGGCATCTCGATCCTATACCCCTACGTCCCTCTCTACCATGAGACCGACCTTCTAATCTCCCTCTGTCCACCATGACACCCACCTTCTAACGGAACAGGGATCCATGAGTCCGCCTGGACGTTCCGTACGACCTTGCACGCCACGGCAGCCCAACTCGCGGCCCCAcacgccgacctcatccTGGATGGCCTCGACACATACTGCACCGTCGTGTTGAACGGTGAAGAAATTGCCAAGACGGACAACATGTTCCTCTCACACCGGCTGAGCGTAACTGGGCAGTTGAAGGAAAGCAACACGCTCGAACTGCGCTTCGCTGCTCCCCTTCTCGAAgcgaagaaggaggaggctgccaACGGTGGTCCCATGGCTCTCTGGAACGGCGACAGTTCGCGCCTCTACTCTCGCAAGGCGCAGTatggatggggatgggacTGGGGACCCGTGATCATGACCGTCGGCCCTTGGCGACCAATTTATCTCGAAACGTATGGAGTGCGGCTGGCCAACTTGCGCGTCGATACCACCTTGGGACAGCGGGATGGTAAATGGGATGCCGCTAAGCTCAGCGtgcccgagctcgacgtggTTCCTGCTATGCCTGCTGGTGCCAAGCTCGCGTACACCCTCACAGACGCTTTGGGTAACGTCATCAAGTCCGAGGTCACTGCCAAGCCCAAATGGGACCTGAcgggcaaggtcgacgcATGGTACCCTATCCACTATGGTGCGCAGCCACTCTACTCGTTGGAGGTTGCGCTGCTCGACCGCGATGGCACCGTCATCGCGCGCACCGCCCAGCGTACCGCCTTCCGCCACGTCGAGATCGTGCAGGAGCCTCTACCCGATGCGCCGGGCACCTCATTCCTCTTCGAGGTCAATGGTGTGCGCGTCTTCTGCGGCGGCAGCAACTGGATCCCGGGTGACAATTTCCTCACTGAGATGCCAGAGAGCCGGTACCGCGCATgggtcgacctccttgtGAAGGGCAACCAGAACATGCTCCGTGTCTGGGCTGGCGGCATTtacgaggccgaggcgctgtACGACGCGTGCGACGAGGCAGGCGTGCTCGTGTGGCAGGACTTTATGTTTGGCTGTGGCCTGTATCCATCGTACGACAAGATCAACGCTAgcatcaaggccgaggccgagcaggCCGTACAGCGCTTGCGGACGCATCCTTCCGTCGTCATCTTTGCCGGCAACAACGAAGACTAccaggtcgccgaggaaAAGAAGGTCGTCGACTATAACGACAACAGTGGGGACTACATGCACACCAAGTTCCCGGGACGGCACATCTACGagatcctcctccccgaggtcgtcgaACGCTGCTCCGACATCTTCTACTGGCCCTCTTCTCCTTATGGCGGTAAGACCAGCGGTGATCTGACAGTCGGCGACGTGCACCAGTGGAACGTGTGGCACGGGACACAGGAACCGTGGGCCAACTGGGACATGCTGGCGGGCCGCTTCGTCTCCGAGTTTGGCATGCAGGGGTACCCGAACATCCGGACAGTGAACGAGTGGTTCGAGAAGGGGCAGGAAGACCAGGCGTTCCCCCAGAGCCGGATCAGCGTAAACCACAATAAGGCGGACGGATTTGAACGCCGCCTCGAACTCTACCTCATGGAGAACTTCCGACACGCCTTCGACATGCCCTCGTACGTGTACTACACGCAGGCGATGCAGGCTGAGACGCTCGGGGCCGCGTACCGCCTCTGGCGTAGGAATTGGAAGGGCCGCGGGCGCGAGTACACCTCTGGCGCACTGGTATGGCAGATCAATGACTGTTGGCCGTGTGTGTCGTGGGCCATTTGCGACTATTACTTGCGGCCCAAGCCGGCATTCTATACCATCGCCCGCGAAATGCGCACCTACACAGTCGGCATGGCGCGTAAAGAGGTGCGCACGAACTCTCCTGGCAGCTTGGCACACTACACGAtcgagcacgagctcgagctgtGGGCGTGTAACTCTACTCTACACCCCAAGGCTGCGACCATCGAAATGGTGAGctttgacctcgacgctggTGAACTCGACCGCCGGACattcgacgtcgagcttgccTCCAACGCCAGCACCGAGGTATGGAAGGGCACGGTCCCGGGCCAGCCAACGCGCACCTCGCTCGCCCAAGTTCCAAGGCCCATTGTCGTTGGTGCTCGCCTGATTGCCAACGGACAGGTGTTGGCCCGCTACGCCAACTGGCCTGAACCATGGAAGTATCTCACGTTCCCGGACCCAGGTCTCAAGATGGTGGTCAAAGGGGACGaggtctcggtctcggccgAGAAGCCGGTCAAGGGTCTTGTGCTTgatgtcgagggcgacgagtgcgagtggAGCGaccaggcgctcgacctcatgCCTGGCGACACGCAGGTTGTCGTCGCAAAGGGACTGAATGGGCGTGAGGTCAAGGCGCGGTACATTGGCGACGGGTCGGCGTGAGAGTTGGGGTGAGCACCAGTAGAATCAGCTTTGAGGATGTTATGTGACATGATGTGGTTACTGCTTTCTGCGTCTGTGATTCAGGCAACTTGAATGTGTAATCGCTGCTGCTATTCGATTAAATGCATCAAAGATAGGGGGAACAAACCGAAGTCTACGTTCGCGCGACACCGGGACTTGGACTGCTCTCGGCAACCATACCCGGCGGTGATATAATCTTCGGTAATCGCCAGGTCGTCAGGCCGCCAATTCCGCTCCGCACTTGAAGGCCGTCAACCCCGCGGCCGCCCACATCCCGCGACCATCTTTGCATTTGCTTTCTATCCATGCGTCTGCTTCGTCCATTCACTCACCTACACAGTCTACGGAGAATGTCCACCAAAGCAGGATTGACGACCTACCCGCGCATGACTGCGCCCAGCAAGGTGCCCGACCCCCTGGCCCCCAACCGACCgctcttccctctcctcccgcATCCCGAGGAAACCGCGCCTCCCGCACCTCCGCGtcccgacctcgccccTCCGCCAACGGGTTGGACGCGGAGCTACCACGCTGCCCCGGCCGCATACCCAAAGGAACtggccgaggcgcacgGCACACTCACCCGCGAAAGCTTGCCTTACCAGACAACACCCCcggtggagggggagagCAAGGAagagcgcgcggcgagatggaaggcggacgcggacaAGTGTTCCCAAATGCGTTACGATGTGCACAACTGGACGTACGATGAAGTAATGACCGAGCGGCCGAGGGGTCACTGGCTCGCTGCCGAGCGATggcgccgcgacgagccCCGCGGAGGCAAGGTGTTGGTCTGCACCCATGCCAACGGGCTTCAGAAGGAGGTTTGTAAGAGTTATGACGGAGCTGACAAATAGCACTGGCACGTTGCGCTGCgttccctcctctcccgcgACCCCAAATCTCCCGGCGTGGGTTTCGGTACAATGGCGCAGTTGCCGCCGACCCTCGTTGAATTTGACGATATCTGGCTTCTCGACGATGCGAACCACGCCGCTAGTGTCGATCTGAATGCCGGCCGACTGGGTGCCGTCCAAGCGTGGCGGGACGACGCTCGTGACACCCTCAATTTCGTCTCACATGTCCTGCCCGCGGTCTACGCTGGCGAAGGTCGACCCGGTTGGCAATTGGCTTGGACGTCCAAGACCCCAAAGGACATGCCGAAAGTTGTTGGGATCGGACACTCTTTCGGCGGCAATGCTCTCGTCCAAGCCGCCGCAGCTAGGCCGGACCTGTTCGAGGCTCTCTTCCTCGTTGATCCCATGGTGCCTCCCCATTATGTGCCGTACGAGCGCTGGCTCAAGGACGGAGTGGCCGTGTATCCTCTGAGTGCTGGTGCGATCCGTCGTCGCACGCATTGGCCCTCTCGCGCAGAAGCGGCCAAGGCTATGCGCGCACAGCCATTCTTCGCCGCGTGGGATAAACAAGTGTTCAACCTGTACGTCTCGCACGGTCTCGTGCCGGTCGATTACGGACAGCCCGATGGTCCAGTGACATTGGccacgccgagctggagcgaAGCTGCTGTTTTCACCGAGCCAGAGGGGGTCGCACATGGTTGGATGGCGTTGCCGAAACTTACTTGTCCTGTCGGTTTCGTCATGGCCAATATCCCCGTCGCTACCTATGGCGAGGAGCGGACGCGCGATATGGTttggcgcgcgccgagggctCGCAACGAGCGGTTCCTAGACGCTGGGCATTTGGTGAGTTTGATATGGGATGGAGCTGATAACAGATCACGCAGGAGAAGCCGcacaagctcgccgagagCATGTGGCGGTTCTTCACAACGATTGAAGCTGGCGCGTGGGATAAGGCCGACGACCCGGCCAAGCTGTAGTCGACTTAAATCTAGAATGCATTGTTGTGGCTCCAGTAAGGACGACCAGGACTGGACTCGAGTCGTGTTCTTCTTAGACGAGAGCAATAACAACCCCATACAATCCTCCAGCTATGCATCTTCTATGTCTGACCTCTGACCTCTAGCCCTACGCACCTACGCAGCAACAGCAAACTTggcggccgcctcgtcaaACGCCGAttccttggccttgagctcggctgCGTAAGGGTGCGATGTGCCCGCAAGCTTGGCCTgcgcgtcgccatcgccaagGCTAGCAGCCACAGCGAGGACGTTGGCGtcgtcaccgccgccaGACCCAACCGCATCCGCAATgtccgccttggcctcctccccgtgtccgaggaggaggtgcgctGCGGCATGGGAAGCCAACACGCCGGGCGTCCGTCCAGCCGGGAGCTGGTACAGCTCCTCGTAGAAGTAGAATGCCTGGTGGAGGGGCCGCGCGCCAGTCTTGAGCCCGATCCATGCCTCGATGGCCTGCACGATCGTGCTGTCGTTTCCAATACGCTTAGCGGTCGCGTACGTCGAATTAGCGAGGTCACGGCGATCAAGAGCGAGTAGAAGCTGAGCCAGGATCGCCAGGCTAGAGTCAGCTAGCCCCTTGCTTGGAGACTTACCACTCGAGGTCTTCGTgccccttgccctcgttGAGGGTTGCGACAgcctcctcgttctccttctccagAATGAAGATTGTCCCTGCCAGAGCTCGAAccatcccctcctcccactcctcgccaacgtctccaccctccacctcaaTTACAAGGTCGCGCACACTGTCCACCGCATCCTCGTTACCGGCGAGATACGAGGCCAGAGCAGCGACCGCACTCGCGGCCGGTGGGGCGGggttgagctcgaggaacgGAGCGACAACTTCCTGGGCTGCGGAGATGGCGGGAGTAGAGAGGGCGAGATGAGCACGCGCGACGTACACTGCGCGCTGGAGCGCCGCGTCACCGCCTGGCGAGAGCGGCTGGTCCGacgcctcgtcgatcgCCGCTGTTGTTAGCTTTGAAACAGGGTTGGCATACCCTTGTAGGATCCCCGGTGGAAGAGCTGCTTGATGTGGTAAAGCGGGTCGGCGTCCATGGTTGTTGTGGATGTCGAGAAGAGTGCGCGGGAGGGCACGAAGATGAGCCAAAGGACGCGACGATCCACGTGGAGGTTGGCGGACATGcctcctctctccaccCACTCCTCCATTGTGACTATTTGGCTCAACTTGACCTGTTTGTTAGAGCTTGCCTCGCATGCTCTGCACGCTCTGCGGTGATGATACAATATGCATGCACGTCTAGGTCTACTTCCTCCGCGAGTGGCGACGCGCCTTGCC of Cutaneotrichosporon cavernicola HIS019 DNA, chromosome: 4 contains these proteins:
- a CDS encoding uncharacterized protein (Glycosyl hydrolases family 2); this encodes MADSVKYGGVLDAHRTTIKGWEFSRVVSETEPDVQEEWAQCKVPTSVQVELIKAGKIRDPYKGLNEWDCQWIHESAWTFRTTLHATAAQLAAPHADLILDGLDTYCTVVLNGEEIAKTDNMFLSHRLSVTGQLKESNTLELRFAAPLLEAKKEEAANGGPMALWNGDSSRLYSRKAQYGWGWDWGPVIMTVGPWRPIYLETYGVRLANLRVDTTLGQRDGKWDAAKLSVPELDVVPAMPAGAKLAYTLTDALGNVIKSEVTAKPKWDLTGKVDAWYPIHYGAQPLYSLEVALLDRDGTVIARTAQRTAFRHVEIVQEPLPDAPGTSFLFEVNGVRVFCGGSNWIPGDNFLTEMPESRYRAWVDLLVKGNQNMLRVWAGGIYEAEALYDACDEAGVLVWQDFMFGCGLYPSYDKINASIKAEAEQAVQRLRTHPSVVIFAGNNEDYQVAEEKKVVDYNDNSGDYMHTKFPGRHIYEILLPEVVERCSDIFYWPSSPYGGKTSGDLTVGDVHQWNVWHGTQEPWANWDMLAGRFVSEFGMQGYPNIRTVNEWFEKGQEDQAFPQSRISVNHNKADGFERRLELYLMENFRHAFDMPSYVYYTQAMQAETLGAAYRLWRRNWKGRGREYTSGALVWQINDCWPCVSWAICDYYLRPKPAFYTIAREMRTYTVGMARKEVRTNSPGSLAHYTIEHELELWACNSTLHPKAATIEMVSFDLDAGELDRRTFDVELASNASTEVWKGTVPGQPTRTSLAQVPRPIVVGARLIANGQVLARYANWPEPWKYLTFPDPGLKMVVKGDEVSVSAEKPVKGLVLDVEGDECEWSDQALDLMPGDTQVVVAKGLNGREVKARYIGDGSA
- a CDS encoding uncharacterized protein (Alpha/beta hydrolase family), which encodes MSTKAGLTTYPRMTAPSKVPDPLAPNRPLFPLLPHPEETAPPAPPRPDLAPPPTGWTRSYHAAPAAYPKELAEAHGTLTRESLPYQTTPPVEGESKEERAARWKADADKCSQMRYDVHNWTYDEVMTERPRGHWLAAERWRRDEPRGGKVLVCTHANGLQKEHWHVALRSLLSRDPKSPGVGFGTMAQLPPTLVEFDDIWLLDDANHAASVDLNAGRLGAVQAWRDDARDTLNFVSHVLPAVYAGEGRPGWQLAWTSKTPKDMPKVVGIGHSFGGNALVQAAAARPDLFEALFLVDPMVPPHYVPYERWLKDGVAVYPLSAGAIRRRTHWPSRAEAAKAMRAQPFFAAWDKQVFNLYVSHGLVPVDYGQPDGPVTLATPSWSEAAVFTEPEGVAHGWMALPKLTCPVGFVMANIPVATYGEERTRDMVWRAPRARNERFLDAGHLITQEKPHKLAESMWRFFTTIEAGAWDKADDPAKL
- a CDS encoding uncharacterized protein (The coatomer is a cytosolic protein complex that binds to dilysine motifs and reversibly associates with Golgi non- clathrin-coated vesicles, which further mediate biosynthetic protein transport from the ER, via the Golgi up to the trans Golgi network. The coatomer complex is required for budding from Golgi membranes, and is essential for the retrograde Golgi-to-ER transport of dilysine-tagged proteins), with the protein product MDADPLYHIKQLFHRGSYKAAIDEASDQPLSPGGDAALQRAVYVARAHLALSTPAISAAQEVVAPFLELNPAPPAASAVAALASYLAGNEDAVDSVRDLVIEVEGGDVGEEWEEGMVRALAGTIFILEKENEEAVATLNEGKGHEDLECLAILAQLLLALDRRDLANSTYATAKRIGNDSTIVQAIEAWIGLKTGARPLHQAFYFYEELYQLPAGRTPGVLASHAAAHLLLGHGEEAKADIADAVGSGGGDDANVLAVAASLGDGDAQAKLAGTSHPYAAELKAKESAFDEAAAKFAVAA